GGACGTCAAGAACAGCCACCTCGCCAAGGTTCTCCTGGCCGGACTGCAGGAGTACGAGTATCAGAAGGAGACAGGTGGCGGCACGCGTGACGACATGATGGAGGCTGCCCACCGCGCCATCGAACGAGCGACGGCACTCAACTTGACCGACCTCAGGCGCGGCCTCGCCGGGCTCGCCACTGTCGGAGCCACCGCCGTGTTCGTCGGACTGTTCGGCACGGTTGCGGGCATCATCAACGCGTTTCGCGGCATGGCGCTCACCGGCTCCGGTGGTATCGGCGCGGTCTCCGCGGGTATCGCCGAAGCGCTCGTAGCGACGGCTTTCGGTCTGTTCGTGGCGATCCCGGCGGTGTGGGCGTTCAACTATCTCACCACCCGGGTCGAGGGCTTCACCGTCGAAATGGACAATAGCGCTTCGGAGCTCATCGACTACATGGCGAAGAAAACCGTCGCCTAGGCGACCGAGTTCCAAGTTAAGGAGATACGACGATGGGCATGACCGGACTCGGTCAGAAAGAAGTCAACTCCGAGATCAACGTGGCACCGCTCGCGGACGTCATGCTGGTATTGCTGATCATCTTCATGGTGATCACCCCCCTGCTCCAGAAGGGCGTGGACGTCAAGCTTCCGCAGGCCGAATACCCCACCGATCACCCGGACAACGAAAGCGCCGTCACCGTGGCCGTCAGGCTGGACAACACCGTCTACGTCAACATGGTTCCGATCGCGGAGTCCGAGCTCCCCACAAAGCTCTCTGAGGAATTCGAGGGCAAGTCGGAGCGTATACTCTTTCTCAAAGCGGACGAGGGGTTGCAGTACGGTGACGTCCTGCGGGTCATGGATCTCTGCCGGGACGGCGGAGCCGACGAGATTGGCCTGATCACGGAGCAGAAGGTCCAAAGCTGAGTTCCGGGTTTCGAAAGGAGCACGAAAATGGGAATGGCAATGCCCAAGGGGAAGGGCGCTACGTCCGATATCAACGTGACCCCCATCATCGACGTCATGTTGGTGCTGCTCATCATCTTCATGGTGGTCACGCCGCTCACGCAGAAGGGCCTGGATGTCGAGCTGCCCGAGTCGGCGGAGAACGTGCAGAACGTCGAGCCCGACCCGAATCAACTCGTTCTGAACATCGACATCGATCGGCAGGTCACCATCAACAAGCAGCCCATCAATTGGGAAGAGCTTCCGCTTCGTATCCGCGATATCTTCGAAACCCGATCCGACAAGACGATCTTCTTGCAAGCCGCGCCCCAGTTGAGCTACGGCGAGGTCGTCGAAGTGCTCGACGTGGCCAGGGGTAACGGTGTCGAGCGAGTCGGAATCGTCCCGCCGCAGCCAGGATACGCAGGAGGAAGCCGCTAGGCTTCACTCGATACTGAAAATGGGCGGGGGCATCTCCCCCGCCCATTTTTTTAGTGGCTCGAGGTCTTCGGAGCTTCGGCGGCCTCAGCCTCGGCGGCCTTCTTGGCTTCCTGCTCCTGCTCGCGCAGCGCGAGGGCTCGGTCTCGCAGCTCGTTGGCCAGCTGTTCGAGCTCCGCCCTGCGGGCCGGATCGATCTTGGCTTGCTCCCGGAGCAACAGGTTCTTGTAGATCAACGCATCGATGTACTCGCCGTTGATCCCCAGGGCCTGATCGAGCTCGTCCAGGCCCAGCTGGATGTACTCGCGCTTGTCCGCCGCAGTGAGATCGGGGTCGCGGTAGACCTTGTCCCAATAGTGGACGGCGATGAGGTAGTAGCCTTCGGGGTCCTGGGTCCTGACGTCGCGGGCCTTGGCGAGCCAGTCCATGGTCTCGTCGAAACGCCCGTACTTGTTGAGGAGGTTGGCAACCTGGCGATAAGGCAGGGGATCTTCAGGCTTCATCTCCACCGGCTTCTTGTAAGCCTCGATAGCTTGTTCCAGTAGGGGCAATTCCTCGGGATCGTGGAAGCGCTCGTAGACATCCGCGAGCGCGTAGTAGCGCTCGGGAGTGGCGGAGTCGAGCTCGATCAGCGACTTGAAGTAATGCTCTGCGTTACCGAAGTCGTCGAGGACGTCCCGATAGATCGCGGCGAGCTGCTCCATCGAGTACTTCTGATAGGGCGCGAGCATCTCGAACTCCGCTGCATGGACACCGGCAAGCTCCAGCGCCTTCTCGTAGTCCTCGATCGCCGCGTCCAGATGGGCGTCGTTCTCGGCATCGTCCATCCGCGTCGGACGGTAGATGAGATGGTGGCTGCTGCCGCGGTAGAAGATGGACGTGACCAGAACCCTCGGATCGGGGTTGGGATCGAGCTCGAGCGTCGTGTTGTAGAAATCGATGGCGTTCACGTACTCCTTGTTGGCGTAGTGCTGGTTCGCCTGTTTGAACGCCCTTCGGGACTTCAGCATGTTCCATTTCTGCTGAAGGCTCGCGCACCCACCCAGGGTGGCAAGAGCTAGGACCACGATGCCGAGCGATTTCAGGTGGTGGGTTTGCATTCCTTGAACCCCCTTATTGGATTCAGCCGTATGGGGAGCGAAGTATATTATGGGAGGGAGGGCCAGTCAACTCGGACGCCCAAGGGTAGCTGATTCAACATGATCCGCTTCGAGAACATTCTTGACAAGGTCCGCGCCTACCTGCCGGACGGTGACCTCGAGCTGCTGCGGAGAGCCTACGTTTTCTCCGCTCGGGAGCACCGGGGACAGCTTCGCAAGTCGGGTGAGCCTTACCTCGTCCATCCCCTCGAAGTCGCCAACATCCTGGCGGGGATGCAGCTCGACATCGTCTGCGTCGTGGGCGGGCTCCTGCACGACGTCGTCGAGGACACTCTCACCACCATCGAAGCCGTCGAAGAGCTCTTCGGCGCGGAGGTGGCCCATATCATCGACGGTCTCACCAAGATCAGCAAGTTGAAGTTCTCGTCCGCGGAGGAGCACCAGGCGGAGAACTTTCGCAAGATGTTGTTGGCGATGGTCGATGACATCCGCATCATATTGATCAAGCTCGCCGATCGGCTCCACAACATGCGTACGCTGCAGCATCTCTCCGACGAGCAGCGCGCTCGAATCGCCCGCGAGACACTCGAGATCTACGCTCCGCTCGCCGGTAGGCTGGGAATCGGTCGGATGAAGTCCGAGCTCGAAGAGCTTTGCCTGAAGCACACCGAGCCCAAGGCCTATGGAGTGCTCGCGGCGAGAATCGAGGCGAAGCGGAAATGGGCGGAAGACTTCATTGCGGCGATGAAGTCGAGACTCGAGAAGGCGCTTGTCGAGAATGGCATTCCCGCGGAGATCACCGGGCGCACCAAGAGCATCTACAGCATCCACGAGAAGATGAAACGCCAGCGGATCGAGCTCGACCAGGTCTACGACTTCGTCGCGCTCCGCGTCATCACCGACAGCGTCAAGAACTGCTATGGCACACTCGGCATCATTCACAATACCTGGAGACCCGTTCCCGGCCGAATCAAGGACTTCATCGCCATGCCGCGTCCCAACGGATACCGGTCGCTCCACACGAGCGTCATCACCGAATCGGGGGTTCCCTTCGAAGTCCAGATCCGGACGGAGGAAATGCACCGGGTGGCGGAGCAGGGGATCGCCGCCCACTGGAAATACAAGGAAGGAAGGCCTCTCGAGGAGGATGACGTCAAGAACTTTTCCTGGCTCCGGCAGATCATCGATTCTCAGCGCGAGATCGCGGACCCGCACGAGTTCTTGAACAACCTCAGGATCGACCTGTATCCCGAGGACGTTTTCTGCTTCACGCCGAAGGGAGAGGTGAAATCCTTTCCCCGGGGCGCGACCCCGGTGGACTTTGCCTACTCGATCCATACCGATATCGGACACCAATGCGTGGGAGCGCGCGTCAACGGATTGATGGTCCCCCTGCGATACAAGCTCAAGAACGGGGACATCGTGGAGATCCTGACGGCTCGGGGCCACCGGCCGAGCCGTGATTGGCTCTCGTTCGTCGCCACCGCCCGGGCCCGTAGCAAGATCCGAACCTTTCTGAACGCCGCCGACAAGATGAGAAGCATCGAGATCGGCCGGAAGCTTCTCGACAAGGAATCGGAGCGATTCGCTTTCAATCTGAGGGCTATTCTGGAAACCGACGGGTTTCCCACGGTTTTGAAGGAGTACGGACTCTCGAAGGCCGACGATCTTTATGCCGCGGTCGGGTACGGCAAGCTCTCCCCTCGGAAGATTCTCTCGAAGCTCGTCCCCGAAGAGAAGCTCCGCGAGAAAGCGGGCACGGGGACATCGCTTGCCCGGGCCGTTCGGAGAGTCCTTCGGGGATCCCAGGACAAAATCAAAGTCGACGGTATGGACGACCTGATGGTCTACCGGGCGAAGTGCTGTACACCCATACCCGGCGAAAGCATCACCGGCTACGTTACCCGGGGCAAGGGGGTGTCGGTGCATTCCGCCAGCTGCCCCAACCTGCTCAATTTGATGGTAGATCCCGAACGGCGGGTGGCCGTCTCCTGGGAGGGCGAGAAGGACGCGAAGTACGACATCACTTTGTCGGTCAACGTGGAGGATCGTAAAGGCATCCTCGCCGACATCACTTCGATCATCGCCGACATGAACACCGACATTCGCAACATCGAGGCCAAGACGTTCGAGGATCAAAAGGGGTCCATCGACGTGACCGTCGCGATCGGCAATCTGAAGGAGCTGGAAAAGATCACCCGCTCGATCCGCTCGGTCGAAGGGGTCCTCGACGTGTCCCGGCCGGGCTCCCGCTCCGGCGCCAATTAGCTCGGCTTCGGCTGGCTCGACTCCGCCTCGAGCTCGCGCAAATAGCGGAAGCTGTAGATTCCGGTGTTGTGCCCGTCCGACCAGCTGATCTGCACGGCGTAGTTGCCCACCGGCTCCATGGCCATCGGACGAAAGTTCGACGGAAGCAACAAGATGAGGCTCTTCCGCTCACCGGTCCACTCGTCCACGCAGACCGCACAAGGGCAGTGATTCCTGAGGAACTGGAAAGGAAAGCTCGATTCCGATCCGTCGCTCCAGCGGATGCGTAACGATTTCTCGTCGGCGGCTATCTCCTTGGGGCGATCGGCCTGCGCACCCTCGTAATTGGCTTTGGCGACCGCCGCCGCCACGCGAGCGGCGATCTCCCGGTAGGCCGCGGCGGCCGGTGCCGCCGGGTTACGCACGACGATCGGCTTTCCCTCGTCTCCAGAGATGACGACCTCCGGGTCGATCGGAATCCCTCCGAGAAAGGGTATCCCCAGCTCCTCGGCAATCCTCATTCCGCCGCCCTCGCGAAAAATGTAGGTGCGCTCTCCGCAATGGGCGCACAGAAAGTAGCTCATGTTCTCGATGATTCCGAGCACGGCAACCTGGACCGGTTGAAACATCCGAAGCCCCTTTTCCGCGATGTTCCTCGCGACGTCCTGGGGAGTCGTCACGATGACTGCCCCGGTCAGGGGTACGCTCTGGGTCAGCGTGAGCTGAACGTCACCGGTGCCCGGCGGCAGGTCCACGAGCAGGTAGTCGAGCTCGCCCCAGGCGACGCCCGACAAGAACTGCTGCACGAGGCGCGTTGCCATCGGTCCTCGCCAGATGACGGGGGTCTCCTTGGTGGTGAGGAGACCCATGGACATCACGCGAATGCCGTTCGATTCGATGGGGACGAGCTGCTTATTCTCATTGGCCTGGGGGTGCTGGGTGATGCCGAACATGGTACCCTGCGAAGGACCGTAGACGTCGGCGTCGCACAGGCCAACCGAGGCTCCCGCTTCGTGGAGGGCGACGGCGAGATTCGCCGCCACCGTCGACTTGCCGACTCCACCCTTCCCCGAGGCGATGGCAATGAGATTCTTTACCCCCTCGGGCCGCTGAGGCGCCGGAGCCTGCTGTCCCGAGGGCAGCACGCGACCCGCTGCCTCGGGAGGCGCGGAGACCGACCAGGTCATCCTCACGTTGGCCTCCTCGATACCGGGAATCGAGAGCAGTGCGGCCTCCGCCTCCTTCCGGAGTCGGTCCCGCGCTTGACTCGCGGGATTCGACAGCTCGATATCGCAGCTAACGATGGGCGAGCAGATGCGGACGTTCTTGACCGAGCCGAGGGACACGATGTCTCGCCCGAGATCGGGATCGCGTAGCGCCTCGAGCTTCGAGAGAACGTCCTGTTCGGTGACTCTCGACATCGAGATTCAGCGCCCTTCTAGGCGAGCGTCTCCATGATCTCTTCGAGCGCGGACCGGGGGGGGCGCACCCGCTCGACCGAAAGGGTCGCCAGGGGCTCGTCCACCAGATTCAGCAGATCCAGGAACGTCTTCTCCTTGGGGTCGACGTAGACCAGCCCGGTGAGAAACTGCTGCTTTTCGTGCGCCTCGGCGAGTAACTCCATGGCGCGTCGGCGGTTCCTTGGGTCGTAATCTCGCTCGAGCTTCTTCAGTACGATGTGGGAGCCATCGTGGAGCTCGACGCTCAGGGCCTCACCCTCGCCGTACTCGACCTCGATGTCCTCGAAATGAGGAATGAAATCCACTTCGTGAATCAGCTCTTCGTTGTCCTTGCCCCAGGTGTAGCTCTTGGTGGATCCTGCGTGGTTGTTGAACGTGACGCACGGGCTGATGATATCGAGAACGGCCGTTCCACTGTGGCCAAAGGCTCCCTGAATGAGGGCGACCACCTGTTTCGGATCCCCGGCGAACGACCGCGCCACGTAGGTGGCGCCTAGCTCGACCGCGAGCCCGCACAGGTCGATGGCGGGGAGATCGTTGCTCACGCCGGTCTTGAGCTTGGATCCCAGATCGGCGGTGGCGGAGAACTGCCCCTTGGTCAGGCCATAGACGCCGTTGTTCTCCACGATGTAGACCACGGGAAGGTTGCGCCGCAGAAGGTGGACGAACTGCCCGATTCCGATCGAGGCCGTGTCACCGTCGCCCGAGACACCAACGGCAATCAATTCGCGGTTGGCGAGCACGCAGCCGGTAGCGATGGATGGCATTCTGCCGTGCACGGCGTTGAAGCCGTGGCTCCGGTTCAAGAAGTAGGCCGGGGTCTTCGACGAGCATCCGATGCCCGATAGCTTGGCCACCCGATGAGGCTCGATTCCGTACTCGAAGAAAGCCTTCACCAGCTGGCTGCTGATGGAATCGTGGCCACAACCCTTGCAGAGAGTCGAGGGTTTACCCTTGTAATCGGTCTGAGTCAGGCCGATTCGATTGGTTTTCCTGGATGCTGGCGCTTCGTCGACTGTCGTTGCCATCGTGCTTCTCCCTAGCCCTTGGACCTCTCTTGTCTGAGTATCTCATCCGTCACCGAACGCGCGTCGATGGGCAGACCGTCGTAATGGAGCACGCTTCGCAGCCTGGCGACGAGCGCCGCATTCTCGGCGAGCTCCATCCGCACGAGCTGAAGCATCTGGGCGTCGCGATTCTGCTCCACGACGTAGATCCTCTCGTGGCGCTCGACGAAGCCAGCGAGCTCGTCATTGAACGGCAGGGCCCGAATGCGCAGGTAGCTCGTGGAAACGTCGTGCTCTGCCCTGAGCTGGTCTCGGCTCTCGAGCACGGCCCAGTGGCTGGTCCCGAAGGCAATGATGCCCACCTCGTTTCCATCGGCCTCGTCGGTCACCGGCCCCGGCACGTAGCGTCTCGCGGTCTCGAATTTCCTCGCGAGGCGGTCCAGGTTCTCCTGATAGACGTCGGGCCGCTCACTGTACTCGGCGTCAGCCGTGTGCCCGCTTCCCCGAGTGAAATAGGCGGCGAGCGGGTGCCGGGTCCCGGGAAGCGTCCGATAAGGTATGCCGTCTCCGTCGATGTCCCGATAGCGTGCGAATTTCTTGGCTTTTTCCAGAGCCGCGGCGTCGAGAATCTTCCCCCGATCCAGCGGTTTGTCGGGATAGGAGAACGGATCCGACATCCAGATGTTCATCCCCAGGTCGAGGTCGGACATGACGAAGATCGGCGTCTGGAACCTCTCGGCGAGATCGAAGGCCGTGCCGCCGAACTCGAAACATTCCTCTGCCGAGGAAGGAAAGAGGAGGATGTGTTTCGTGTCCCCGTGAGACAGCAGGTAGGTGCTCAGAACGTCGCCCTGAGCCGTTCGCGTGGGAAGGCCCGTGGAGGGACCCACTCTCTGGATGTCCCAGATCACCGCCGGGATCTCAGCGTAGTAACCGAGCCCGACGAACTCCGCCATCAGAGAGATTCCCGGGCCACTCGTCGAGGTCATGGACCGGGCACCCGCCCAGGCCGCCCCCAGCACCATACCGATGGCGGCGAGCTCGTCCTCCGCCTGGACGACGGCGAAGGTCGCCTTGCCGGTCTTCTCGTCGATTCGATAGGCCTTGAGGTAGTCGATCAATTGTTCCACCAGGCTGGATGACGGAGTGATCGGGTACCAGGTCACGACGGTAACCCCCGCGAACATCGATCCCAGGGCGCCGGCGGCATTGCCGTCGATGAGGATCTTGCCTCCGGTCGCGTCCATCCGCTCGACCCTCAAAGGATCGGACTTGGTGAGATGTTTCTCCGCGTAGGCGAAGCCGATCTCGACCGCTTTCACGTTCAGCTCCACCGCCTTCGCTTTGCTCTTGAACTGTTTTTCGACCGCCGCATGGATCTCGTCCTTGTCGATCGAAAGAAGATGCCCCACCACGCCTACGTAGATCATGTTGGCGAGAAGCTTTCGCAGTCGGACCTCGTCGATCACTTCCTTGGCGAGATCGGAGAACGGGACCGGGTAGAAGACCAGATCCGATCGAGTCTTTTCCAGGCCGAGGGTCTCCTCGTAGACGACCGCGGCTCCCGGTCCCAGGGAGGCAACGTCCTCGCGTGCCGTTTGAGGGTTCATCGCCACGAGTAGATCGACCTCGCGCTTGCGCGCCACGTAGCTCGACTTGCTCGCCCGGATGGTGAACCAGGTAGGCAGCCCTTGAATGTTCGAGGGGAACAGGTTCTTCCCACTGACCGGGACACCCATTTGAAAGATCGATCGCATCAGCACGTTGTTGGAAGACTGGCTTCCCGAGCCGTTCACCGTCGCTACCTGAATGGAAAAATCGTTCACGATTGCTGGCCTGACGGCGGACTTGCTCTCACCTACGAGGGTCTCGGTCGACATGCAGTGTCTCCGTTCGGGTGGGTCAACTCACTATGGTGGACGTCAACGCGGCTCTTCCCTTTGGCGATCATACCAAACCTGGGGCGGCCAATCACTTGGACGTCACGCTCCTCTTGCGAGAAACACCATAACGCGCGATCTTGTAGTGTAACGCTCTGGGGCTGATTCCGAGAATGCGCGCCGCTTTCTGCCGGTGTGACGTCAGCTCCTCCAGCGTTCGCCGGATGACGATCTCCTCCACTTTGTCGAGCGGTGTCCCGAGTCGAATCATGATGCCGTCGGTGGCGTTCATCGCTCCCGAGGCAATCTCGACCGGCAGATGTTCCGGCCTCACTATGGCGACGTTCACCGTCACCGTTAGCCGCTCGATCACGTTTCGGAGCTCGCGAATGTTCCCCGGCCAGGGATACTGAACCAGCTGCGCCATCGCGCGAGCCGAGACCCGTTTCGGCGCCCTTCGATTCGCCCGGGCGAACTCCTCGAGAAACCCGTCGACGAGAAGCGGGATGTCCTCCTTCCGCTCCCGGAGCGAAGGCATATGAATGGGGACGACCGCGAGCCGATAGTACAGGTCCTGGCGGAATCGGCCTTCCTTGACTTCGGCTTTGAGATCCTTGTTCGTGGCGGCGATGATGCGCACATCCACGCGTACGAGCTTCTCCCCCCCGAGCCGTCGAAACTCGAGCTCCTGGAGAACTCGGAGGAAGTCGACCTGCGTCTTCGGGCTCATCTCGCCGACCTCGTCGAGAAACAGCGTTCCCGAATCGGCGAGCTCGATCTTGCCGGGCTTGGCCTCCACGGCGCCGGTAAAGGCCCCCCGTTCGAATCCGAACAGCTCGCTTTCGAGAAGCCCTTCGGGGAGGGCGCCGCAGTTGATCGACAGGAATGGCCGGTCCCGTCTCGGGCTTCGTGCGTGGATCGCCTTGGCGACGAGCTCTTTTCCCGTCCCGCTCTCGCCGGTCAGAAGGATCGTTGCCGAGGTGCCGGCGACCTGGTCCACGATGTCGTAGATCTCGGTAATCGCCCGGCTCTTTCCAATCACGCTCCCGTACTCGTCCTTGAGGGACAGACGTTCTCGCAACGACCGATTCTCTTCGGAGAGGCGTCGTC
This sequence is a window from Vicinamibacteria bacterium. Protein-coding genes within it:
- a CDS encoding 2-oxoacid:acceptor oxidoreductase subunit alpha, with product MSTETLVGESKSAVRPAIVNDFSIQVATVNGSGSQSSNNVLMRSIFQMGVPVSGKNLFPSNIQGLPTWFTIRASKSSYVARKREVDLLVAMNPQTAREDVASLGPGAAVVYEETLGLEKTRSDLVFYPVPFSDLAKEVIDEVRLRKLLANMIYVGVVGHLLSIDKDEIHAAVEKQFKSKAKAVELNVKAVEIGFAYAEKHLTKSDPLRVERMDATGGKILIDGNAAGALGSMFAGVTVVTWYPITPSSSLVEQLIDYLKAYRIDEKTGKATFAVVQAEDELAAIGMVLGAAWAGARSMTSTSGPGISLMAEFVGLGYYAEIPAVIWDIQRVGPSTGLPTRTAQGDVLSTYLLSHGDTKHILLFPSSAEECFEFGGTAFDLAERFQTPIFVMSDLDLGMNIWMSDPFSYPDKPLDRGKILDAAALEKAKKFARYRDIDGDGIPYRTLPGTRHPLAAYFTRGSGHTADAEYSERPDVYQENLDRLARKFETARRYVPGPVTDEADGNEVGIIAFGTSHWAVLESRDQLRAEHDVSTSYLRIRALPFNDELAGFVERHERIYVVEQNRDAQMLQLVRMELAENAALVARLRSVLHYDGLPIDARSVTDEILRQERSKG
- a CDS encoding 2-oxoacid:ferredoxin oxidoreductase subunit beta, translating into MATTVDEAPASRKTNRIGLTQTDYKGKPSTLCKGCGHDSISSQLVKAFFEYGIEPHRVAKLSGIGCSSKTPAYFLNRSHGFNAVHGRMPSIATGCVLANRELIAVGVSGDGDTASIGIGQFVHLLRRNLPVVYIVENNGVYGLTKGQFSATADLGSKLKTGVSNDLPAIDLCGLAVELGATYVARSFAGDPKQVVALIQGAFGHSGTAVLDIISPCVTFNNHAGSTKSYTWGKDNEELIHEVDFIPHFEDIEVEYGEGEALSVELHDGSHIVLKKLERDYDPRNRRRAMELLAEAHEKQQFLTGLVYVDPKEKTFLDLLNLVDEPLATLSVERVRPPRSALEEIMETLA
- a CDS encoding P-loop NTPase, coding for MSRVTEQDVLSKLEALRDPDLGRDIVSLGSVKNVRICSPIVSCDIELSNPASQARDRLRKEAEAALLSIPGIEEANVRMTWSVSAPPEAAGRVLPSGQQAPAPQRPEGVKNLIAIASGKGGVGKSTVAANLAVALHEAGASVGLCDADVYGPSQGTMFGITQHPQANENKQLVPIESNGIRVMSMGLLTTKETPVIWRGPMATRLVQQFLSGVAWGELDYLLVDLPPGTGDVQLTLTQSVPLTGAVIVTTPQDVARNIAEKGLRMFQPVQVAVLGIIENMSYFLCAHCGERTYIFREGGGMRIAEELGIPFLGGIPIDPEVVISGDEGKPIVVRNPAAPAAAAYREIAARVAAAVAKANYEGAQADRPKEIAADEKSLRIRWSDGSESSFPFQFLRNHCPCAVCVDEWTGERKSLILLLPSNFRPMAMEPVGNYAVQISWSDGHNTGIYSFRYLRELEAESSQPKPS
- a CDS encoding sigma-54 dependent transcriptional regulator, which translates into the protein MSQRGARVLESVLVVDSSAAERRLIASWLSARGLEVSTASRLGSTPLRRYGLAVVGIELLESHWASELARLKREAPQTEILLTTPAGEGSVETAVQAIRAGAYDYLVKPLDPNRLPLLAMKALERRRLSEENRSLRERLSLKDEYGSVIGKSRAITEIYDIVDQVAGTSATILLTGESGTGKELVAKAIHARSPRRDRPFLSINCGALPEGLLESELFGFERGAFTGAVEAKPGKIELADSGTLFLDEVGEMSPKTQVDFLRVLQELEFRRLGGEKLVRVDVRIIAATNKDLKAEVKEGRFRQDLYYRLAVVPIHMPSLRERKEDIPLLVDGFLEEFARANRRAPKRVSARAMAQLVQYPWPGNIRELRNVIERLTVTVNVAIVRPEHLPVEIASGAMNATDGIMIRLGTPLDKVEEIVIRRTLEELTSHRQKAARILGISPRALHYKIARYGVSRKRSVTSK
- a CDS encoding MotA/TolQ/ExbB proton channel family protein produces the protein DVKNSHLAKVLLAGLQEYEYQKETGGGTRDDMMEAAHRAIERATALNLTDLRRGLAGLATVGATAVFVGLFGTVAGIINAFRGMALTGSGGIGAVSAGIAEALVATAFGLFVAIPAVWAFNYLTTRVEGFTVEMDNSASELIDYMAKKTVA
- a CDS encoding biopolymer transporter ExbD; this translates as MGMTGLGQKEVNSEINVAPLADVMLVLLIIFMVITPLLQKGVDVKLPQAEYPTDHPDNESAVTVAVRLDNTVYVNMVPIAESELPTKLSEEFEGKSERILFLKADEGLQYGDVLRVMDLCRDGGADEIGLITEQKVQS
- a CDS encoding biopolymer transporter ExbD, with translation MGMAMPKGKGATSDINVTPIIDVMLVLLIIFMVVTPLTQKGLDVELPESAENVQNVEPDPNQLVLNIDIDRQVTINKQPINWEELPLRIRDIFETRSDKTIFLQAAPQLSYGEVVEVLDVARGNGVERVGIVPPQPGYAGGSR
- a CDS encoding bifunctional (p)ppGpp synthetase/guanosine-3',5'-bis(diphosphate) 3'-pyrophosphohydrolase: MIRFENILDKVRAYLPDGDLELLRRAYVFSAREHRGQLRKSGEPYLVHPLEVANILAGMQLDIVCVVGGLLHDVVEDTLTTIEAVEELFGAEVAHIIDGLTKISKLKFSSAEEHQAENFRKMLLAMVDDIRIILIKLADRLHNMRTLQHLSDEQRARIARETLEIYAPLAGRLGIGRMKSELEELCLKHTEPKAYGVLAARIEAKRKWAEDFIAAMKSRLEKALVENGIPAEITGRTKSIYSIHEKMKRQRIELDQVYDFVALRVITDSVKNCYGTLGIIHNTWRPVPGRIKDFIAMPRPNGYRSLHTSVITESGVPFEVQIRTEEMHRVAEQGIAAHWKYKEGRPLEEDDVKNFSWLRQIIDSQREIADPHEFLNNLRIDLYPEDVFCFTPKGEVKSFPRGATPVDFAYSIHTDIGHQCVGARVNGLMVPLRYKLKNGDIVEILTARGHRPSRDWLSFVATARARSKIRTFLNAADKMRSIEIGRKLLDKESERFAFNLRAILETDGFPTVLKEYGLSKADDLYAAVGYGKLSPRKILSKLVPEEKLREKAGTGTSLARAVRRVLRGSQDKIKVDGMDDLMVYRAKCCTPIPGESITGYVTRGKGVSVHSASCPNLLNLMVDPERRVAVSWEGEKDAKYDITLSVNVEDRKGILADITSIIADMNTDIRNIEAKTFEDQKGSIDVTVAIGNLKELEKITRSIRSVEGVLDVSRPGSRSGAN